One stretch of Cygnus olor isolate bCygOlo1 chromosome 1, bCygOlo1.pri.v2, whole genome shotgun sequence DNA includes these proteins:
- the FBXL14 gene encoding F-box/LRR-repeat protein 14: METHISCLFPELLAMIFGYLEVRDKGRAAQVCTAWRDAAYHRSVWRGVEAKLHLRRANPSLFPSLAARGIRRVQILSLRRSLSYVIQGMADIESLNLSGCYNLTDNGLGHAFVAEISSLRSLNLSLCKQITDSSLGRIAQYLKGLEVLELGGCSNITNTGLLLIAWGLQRLKSLNLRSCRHLSDVGIGHLAGMTRSAAEGCLGLEQLTLQDCQKLSDLSLKHLARGLGRLRQLNLSFCGGISDAGLLHLSHMSSLRSLNLRSCDNISDTGIMHLAMGSLRLSGLDVSFCDKVGDQSLAYIAQGLDGLRSLSLCSCHISDEGINRMVRQMHGLRTLNIGQCVRITDKGLELIAEHLSQLTGIDLYGCTRITKRGLERITQLPCLKVLNLGLWEMTESEKVR; encoded by the coding sequence ATGGAAACGCACATCTCGTGCCTGTTCCCCGAGCTGCTGGCCATGATCTTCGGGTACCTGGAGGTGCGCGACAAGGGCCGCGCGGCGCAGGTGTGCACGGCCTGGCGGGACGCCGCCTACCACCGCTCCGTGTGGCGGGGCGTGGAGGCCAAGCTGCACCTGCGCCGCGCCAACCCGTCGCTCTTCCCCAGCCTGGCGGCGCGGGGCATCCGGCGGGTGCAGATCCTGTCGCTGCGGCGCAGCCTGAGCTACGTGATCCAGGGCATGGCCGACATCGAGAGCCTCAACCTCAGCGGCTGCTACAACCTCACCGACAACGGGCTGGGCCACGCCTTCGTGGCGGAGATCAGCTCCCTGCGCTCGCTCAACCTGAGCCTCTGCAAGCAGATCACGGACAGCAGCCTGGGCCGCATCGCCCAGTACCTGAaggggctggaggtgctggagctggggggctgcagcaacATCACCAACACCGGGCTGCTCCTCATCgcctgggggctgcagcgccTCAAGAGCCTCAACCTGCGCTCCTGCCGGCACCTCTCCGACGTGGGCATCGGGCACCTGGCGGGCATGACGCGCAGCGCGGCCGAGGGCTGCCTGGGCCTGGAGCAGCTCACGCTGCAGGACTGCCAGAAGCTCAGCGACCTCTCGCTCAAGCACCTGGCCCGCGGGCTGGGCCGCCTCCGCCAGCTCAACCTCAGCTTCTGCGGCGGCATCTCGGACGCGGGGCTGCTGCACCTGTCGCACATGAGCAGCCTGCGCAGCCTCAACCTGCGCTCCTGCGACAACATCAGCGACACGGGCATCATGCACCTGGCCATGGGCAGCCTGCGGCTGTCCGGCCTCGACGTCTCCTTCTGCGACAAGGTGGGGGACCAGAGCCTGGCCTACATCGCACAGGGCCTGGACGGCCTGcgctccctctccctctgctcctgccacaTCAGCGACGAGGGCATCAACCGCATGGTGCGACAGATGCACGGGCTCCGCACCCTCAACATCGGCCAGTGCGTCCGCATCACCGACAAGGGCCTGGAGCTCATCGCCGAACACCTCAGCCAGCTGACGGGCATCGATCTCTACGGCTGCACCCGCATCACCAAGCGGGGCTTGGAGCGCATCACCCAGCTGCCCTGCCTCAAGGTGCTCAACCTGGGACTTTGGGAAATGACTGAGAGCGAGAAGGTCAGGTGA